Proteins from one Mycolicibacter virginiensis genomic window:
- a CDS encoding aspartate-semialdehyde dehydrogenase — MVSIGVVGATGQVGQVMRTLLEERNFPAEQVRFFASARSAGRKLEFRGAEIEVEDAETADPSGLDIAVFSAGATMSRVQAPRFAAAGVTVIDNSSAWRKDPDVPLVVSEVNFDRDVRGKKLAKGIIANPNCTTMAAMPVLKPLHDEAGLTRLIVSTYQAVSGSGLAGVQELATQVRAVVDGAEELVHDGGAVDFPAPDKYVAPIAFNVVALAGSLVDDGSGETDEDQKLRYESRKILGVPELLVSGTCVRVPVFTGHSLSINAEFARPLSPQRAAEILAEAPGVTLTDVPTPLAAAGADDSLVGRIRVDPGAPDGRGLALFVSGDNLRKGAALNTIQIAELLAGS; from the coding sequence ATGGTTTCCATCGGTGTTGTGGGTGCGACCGGCCAGGTCGGCCAGGTGATGCGCACCCTGCTGGAGGAGCGCAACTTCCCGGCCGAGCAGGTGCGGTTCTTCGCCTCGGCGCGTTCGGCCGGACGCAAGCTGGAATTCCGCGGAGCCGAGATCGAGGTCGAGGACGCCGAGACCGCAGACCCGTCCGGGCTGGACATCGCGGTGTTCTCCGCCGGCGCGACGATGTCGCGGGTGCAGGCACCGCGGTTCGCCGCCGCCGGGGTCACGGTGATCGACAACTCCTCGGCATGGCGCAAGGACCCCGATGTCCCACTGGTGGTCTCGGAGGTGAACTTCGACCGCGACGTACGCGGGAAGAAGTTGGCCAAGGGGATCATCGCCAACCCGAACTGCACCACGATGGCGGCGATGCCGGTGCTCAAGCCGCTGCACGACGAGGCCGGCCTGACCCGGCTGATCGTCTCGACCTACCAGGCGGTTTCGGGTAGCGGTCTGGCCGGCGTGCAGGAGCTGGCGACGCAGGTCCGTGCGGTCGTCGACGGCGCCGAAGAACTGGTGCACGACGGTGGCGCGGTGGATTTCCCGGCGCCGGACAAGTACGTCGCACCGATCGCGTTCAACGTGGTTGCACTGGCGGGCTCGCTGGTCGACGACGGCTCGGGCGAGACCGACGAGGACCAGAAGCTGCGTTACGAGAGCCGCAAGATCCTGGGTGTGCCAGAGCTTTTGGTGAGCGGCACGTGTGTTCGCGTGCCGGTGTTCACCGGGCACTCGCTGTCGATCAACGCCGAGTTCGCTCGGCCGCTGTCGCCGCAACGGGCCGCGGAGATCCTGGCCGAGGCCCCGGGTGTGACGCTCACCGATGTGCCGACTCCGCTGGCTGCCGCCGGCGCCGACGACTCGCTGGTGGGCCGAATCCGGGTTGATCCGGGTGCTCCCGACGGGCGCGGCCTGGCGCTGTTTGTCTCCGGGGACAACCTGCGTAAAGGCGCGGCGCTCAACACGATTCAGATCGCCGAGTTGCTGGCTGGGTCTTAA
- a CDS encoding aspartate kinase, whose translation MALVVQKYGGSSVADADRVRRVAERIVETKRAGNEVVVVCSAMGDTTDDLLDLAQQVCSAPPARELDMLLTAGERISNALVAMAVEELGCNARSFTGSQAGVITTGAHGKAKIIDVTPGRLQAALGEDQVVLVAGFQGVSQDTKDVTTLGRGGSDTTAVALAAALKADVCEIYTDVDGIFSADPRIVPNAKRLDTVTFEEMLELAACGAKVLMLRCVEYARRYHLPIHVRSSYSDKPGTIVSGSIKDIPMEDAILTGVAHDRSEAKVTVVGIPDLPGYAAKIFRAVADADINIDMVLQNVSKIEDGKTDITFTCPRDNGPAAVAKLESLKGEIGFTEVLYDAKVGKVSLIGAGMRSHPGVTATFCETLADNGVNIDLISTSEIRISVLCAEDDLDKAVVSLHEAFGLGTDEAATVYGGTGR comes from the coding sequence GTGGCGCTCGTCGTGCAGAAATACGGCGGATCGTCGGTGGCCGACGCCGACCGGGTCCGCCGGGTCGCCGAGCGCATCGTCGAGACCAAGCGAGCTGGTAACGAGGTCGTGGTGGTCTGCTCGGCGATGGGCGACACCACCGATGACCTTCTGGACCTCGCGCAGCAGGTGTGTTCTGCTCCGCCGGCCCGCGAACTGGACATGCTGCTGACCGCCGGAGAGCGGATCTCCAACGCCCTGGTCGCGATGGCCGTCGAGGAGCTGGGCTGCAACGCCCGCTCGTTCACCGGGTCGCAGGCCGGGGTCATCACCACCGGTGCGCACGGCAAGGCCAAGATCATCGACGTCACCCCGGGCCGGCTGCAGGCCGCGCTCGGCGAAGACCAGGTGGTGCTGGTCGCCGGTTTCCAGGGCGTCAGCCAGGACACCAAGGACGTCACCACCTTGGGGCGCGGCGGTTCGGACACCACCGCAGTTGCGCTGGCCGCGGCGCTGAAGGCCGACGTCTGCGAGATCTACACCGACGTCGACGGCATCTTCAGCGCCGACCCGCGCATCGTGCCCAACGCCAAGCGCCTGGACACCGTCACCTTCGAAGAGATGCTCGAACTGGCCGCGTGCGGCGCCAAGGTGCTCATGCTGCGCTGCGTGGAGTACGCCCGCCGCTACCACCTGCCCATCCACGTCCGGTCCTCCTACTCGGACAAGCCCGGCACCATCGTTTCCGGATCGATCAAGGACATCCCCATGGAAGACGCCATCCTGACCGGAGTCGCACACGACCGCAGCGAAGCCAAGGTGACCGTGGTCGGCATCCCCGACCTGCCCGGCTACGCCGCCAAGATCTTCCGCGCCGTCGCCGACGCCGACATCAACATCGACATGGTGTTGCAGAACGTCTCGAAGATCGAGGACGGCAAGACCGACATCACCTTCACCTGCCCGCGCGACAACGGGCCGGCCGCGGTGGCCAAGCTGGAGTCGCTCAAGGGCGAGATCGGCTTCACCGAGGTCCTCTACGACGCCAAGGTGGGCAAGGTGTCGCTGATCGGCGCCGGGATGCGCAGCCACCCGGGCGTGACGGCCACCTTCTGCGAGACGCTGGCCGACAACGGGGTCAACATCGACTTGATCTCCACTTCCGAGATTCGTATCTCGGTGCTGTGCGCCGAAGATGATCTGGACAAGGCCGTCGTTTCGCTGCACGAGGCGTTCGGCCTCGGCACCGACGAGGCGGCCACGGTCTACGGCGGGACGGGGCGCTAA
- the leuA gene encoding 2-isopropylmalate synthase, with protein MTTYSSPSHPDAFTSTRAITTPAGPPNPGQPAWNPQRGSAMPVNRYRSFADEVENITLPDRTWPDRVIDRAPLWCAVDLRDGNQALIDPMSPARKRRMFDLLVAMGYKEIEVGFPSASQTDFDFVREIITEGAVPDDVTLQVLTQCRDELIERTFEACQGAKNVIVHFYNSTSVLQRRVVFRADQAAVQAIAVAGARKCLQEQAKYPDTRWRYEYSPESYTGTELEYAKQVCDAVGDVIEPTPDNPIIFNLPATVEMATPNVYADSIEWMSRNLKRRDSVILSLHPHNDRGTAVAAAELGYAAGADRIEGCLFGNGERTGNVCLVTLGLNLFSRGVDPQIDFSNIDEIRRTVEYCNQLNVPERHPYGGDLVYTAFSGSHQDAINKGLDQMKIDADAADSDVDDMLWQVPYLPIDPRDVGRTYEAVIRVNSQSGKGGVAYVMKTDHGLVLPRRLQIEFSRVIQQLTDGEGGEVTPKEMWDAFADEYLNPIRPLERMHQKLLAAETDDGTDRIEAVVKIDGTETEITGSGNGPLAAFVDALGSVGVQVHVLDYSEHAMSAGEEAQAAAYVEAQIGGNTVWGVGIAPSITTASLRAVVSAVNRAARLG; from the coding sequence GTGACTACCTATTCCAGCCCTTCTCACCCGGACGCCTTCACGTCTACCCGTGCCATCACCACACCCGCGGGGCCTCCCAACCCCGGCCAGCCCGCCTGGAACCCGCAGCGCGGGTCGGCGATGCCGGTCAACCGGTACCGCAGCTTCGCCGACGAGGTCGAGAACATCACGCTGCCCGACCGCACCTGGCCCGACCGTGTCATCGACCGCGCCCCGCTGTGGTGCGCGGTGGACCTGCGCGACGGCAACCAAGCGCTGATCGACCCGATGAGCCCGGCCCGCAAGCGCCGGATGTTCGACCTGCTGGTGGCGATGGGCTACAAGGAGATCGAGGTCGGCTTCCCGTCGGCCAGCCAGACCGACTTCGACTTCGTCCGCGAGATCATCACCGAGGGCGCGGTGCCCGACGATGTCACCCTGCAGGTGCTGACCCAGTGCCGCGACGAGCTGATCGAGCGCACCTTCGAAGCTTGCCAGGGCGCCAAGAACGTGATCGTGCACTTCTACAACTCGACGTCGGTGCTGCAGCGCCGGGTGGTGTTCCGCGCCGACCAGGCGGCGGTGCAGGCCATCGCGGTGGCCGGGGCACGCAAGTGCCTCCAGGAGCAGGCCAAGTACCCGGACACCCGATGGCGCTACGAGTACTCCCCGGAGTCCTACACCGGAACCGAACTGGAATACGCCAAGCAGGTGTGCGATGCGGTTGGTGATGTGATCGAGCCGACGCCGGACAACCCGATCATCTTCAACCTGCCGGCCACCGTGGAGATGGCGACCCCGAACGTCTACGCCGACTCGATCGAGTGGATGAGCCGCAACCTCAAGCGTCGCGACTCGGTGATTCTGAGCCTGCACCCGCACAACGACCGCGGCACCGCCGTGGCCGCGGCCGAGCTGGGCTATGCGGCCGGGGCGGACCGGATCGAGGGCTGCCTGTTCGGCAACGGCGAGCGCACCGGGAACGTCTGCCTGGTGACGCTGGGGCTGAATCTGTTCTCGCGCGGCGTGGACCCGCAGATCGACTTCTCCAACATCGACGAGATCCGCCGCACCGTCGAGTACTGCAACCAGCTGAACGTGCCCGAGCGTCACCCCTACGGCGGCGACCTGGTCTACACCGCGTTCTCCGGCAGCCACCAGGACGCCATCAACAAGGGCCTGGACCAGATGAAGATCGACGCGGATGCGGCCGACTCCGACGTCGACGACATGCTCTGGCAGGTGCCCTACCTGCCGATCGACCCCCGCGACGTGGGCCGCACCTACGAGGCGGTGATTCGGGTCAACTCGCAGTCCGGCAAGGGCGGCGTGGCGTATGTGATGAAGACCGACCACGGCCTGGTGCTGCCGCGCCGGCTGCAGATCGAGTTCTCCCGTGTGATCCAGCAGCTGACCGACGGGGAGGGCGGCGAGGTCACGCCGAAGGAGATGTGGGACGCCTTCGCCGACGAGTACCTGAACCCGATCCGGCCCCTGGAGCGCATGCACCAGAAGCTGCTGGCCGCCGAGACCGACGACGGCACCGACCGCATCGAGGCCGTCGTCAAGATCGACGGAACCGAGACCGAGATCACCGGGTCCGGCAACGGCCCGCTGGCCGCGTTCGTCGATGCCCTGGGCAGCGTCGGTGTACAGGTCCACGTGCTCGACTACTCCGAGCACGCGATGAGTGCCGGCGAGGAGGCCCAGGCCGCGGCGTACGTGGAGGCGCAGATCGGTGGCAACACCGTCTGGGGCGTCGGTATCGCACCATCGATCACCACCGCATCGCTGCGGGCAGTGGTCTCAGCGGTGAACCGGGCGGCCCGGCTCGGCTGA
- a CDS encoding sigma-54-dependent Fis family transcriptional regulator, with translation MSGDDNPLLRAAADRMAFLEFGRSSVAGVSDLVVASWERSRDAGVDAVRPISTFTDEIDTDSLLARCARPVLQQLGDDTSAANLPLAIGLSDRKVRVVQRIDSSSTATHLFDRVQYAPGFDFSEAAVGTNGAGTVFESGQPVSIVGPEHYSESLENFAACGAPILDPVTGRVEGVVAIATLTQAWNPVMHVLVKNAAKEISRNLLLDRSQTQQAVFDAYLRVTARSARAAVFAFGAALLIASPAAQQMFDAGEQQVLRDHATFLLARRERASDTVVLPSSQRIVRIRGTRVFAGTEVAGMLVIAEPATSGRAGSAGAAAEPGVVPLGVTTLFGSQKSLAGGRTPAWVRACDELREALENQTPVLLVGESGVGKFTLATQLFQSVHPGARNITIDAEQLAAHGAAGPPPNGPGGPALHIARDIDQASPAGVAALTAYLAGVKALALPGWVVATVSQDPSGSTQSTPEFGELLSHFHAAITVPPLRYRTDDLPGITAALLRGIAPERKVRLSPAAERLISRYPWPGNIPQLREALAHALRQRQIGEIADTDLPGYCQSVTRRALTQLEGIERDAIVAALRQAGDNRAAAAAQLGMSRSSLYRKLKTYGITT, from the coding sequence ATGTCCGGGGATGACAACCCGCTGCTGAGGGCTGCCGCCGACCGGATGGCATTCCTCGAGTTCGGCAGGTCAAGCGTCGCGGGAGTCTCCGACCTGGTTGTCGCTTCGTGGGAGCGCAGCCGGGATGCCGGTGTGGATGCCGTCCGCCCGATCAGCACGTTCACCGATGAGATCGACACCGATTCGCTGTTGGCGCGCTGCGCGCGCCCAGTGCTGCAGCAGTTGGGCGACGACACGTCCGCCGCCAACCTGCCGCTGGCCATCGGACTGAGCGACCGCAAGGTGCGCGTCGTCCAACGGATTGACTCCTCCTCGACGGCCACTCACCTGTTCGACCGGGTCCAGTACGCGCCCGGATTCGACTTCTCGGAAGCGGCCGTGGGCACCAACGGGGCCGGAACCGTCTTCGAGTCAGGCCAGCCCGTCAGCATCGTCGGCCCGGAGCACTACAGCGAGAGCCTGGAGAATTTTGCCGCCTGTGGCGCTCCGATCCTCGACCCGGTCACCGGCCGCGTCGAGGGCGTCGTGGCGATCGCCACCTTGACCCAGGCGTGGAACCCCGTCATGCACGTGCTGGTCAAGAACGCCGCGAAGGAGATCAGCCGCAACCTGCTGCTGGACCGCAGCCAGACGCAACAGGCCGTCTTCGACGCCTACCTGCGCGTCACGGCCCGGTCGGCCCGCGCGGCGGTGTTCGCCTTCGGTGCCGCGCTGCTGATCGCCAGCCCCGCCGCCCAGCAGATGTTCGACGCCGGGGAACAGCAGGTGCTCCGCGACCACGCGACGTTCCTGCTGGCACGCAGAGAACGTGCCAGCGACACCGTCGTGCTGCCGAGCAGTCAACGCATCGTGCGCATTCGCGGAACCCGTGTCTTCGCTGGTACCGAAGTCGCCGGCATGCTGGTGATCGCCGAACCGGCGACCTCGGGGCGCGCCGGATCGGCGGGGGCCGCCGCTGAGCCCGGCGTGGTCCCACTCGGGGTGACCACACTGTTCGGCTCGCAGAAATCCCTGGCCGGCGGTCGCACCCCGGCATGGGTGCGGGCCTGCGATGAGCTACGCGAGGCACTGGAGAACCAAACGCCGGTACTGCTGGTCGGCGAATCCGGAGTAGGCAAGTTCACTCTGGCGACGCAGCTTTTCCAATCGGTCCATCCCGGCGCTCGCAACATCACCATCGACGCCGAACAGCTTGCGGCACACGGCGCCGCCGGCCCGCCACCCAACGGTCCGGGTGGACCCGCTTTGCACATCGCGCGTGACATCGATCAGGCGAGCCCGGCGGGCGTCGCGGCATTGACCGCCTACTTGGCTGGGGTCAAAGCGCTCGCCTTACCCGGCTGGGTAGTCGCGACGGTGTCGCAGGACCCGTCGGGCTCAACGCAATCAACGCCGGAGTTCGGTGAGCTGCTGAGCCACTTTCATGCCGCGATCACCGTGCCGCCGCTGCGATACCGCACCGATGACCTGCCGGGCATCACCGCCGCCCTGCTGCGCGGGATCGCACCGGAACGCAAGGTGCGGCTCAGCCCGGCGGCGGAACGGCTCATCAGCCGATACCCGTGGCCCGGCAACATACCTCAGCTGCGGGAGGCCTTGGCACATGCGCTTCGCCAACGCCAGATCGGTGAGATCGCCGACACCGACCTGCCCGGATACTGCCAAAGCGTCACCCGCCGGGCCTTGACTCAGCTCGAAGGCATTGAACGAGACGCGATCGTTGCGGCCCTACGACAGGCCGGCGACAACCGGGCCGCCGCCGCCGCACAACTGGGGATGTCGCGGTCGAGTCTTTATCGGAAGCTGAAGACCTACGGGATCACCACGTAG
- a CDS encoding alpha/beta hydrolase fold domain-containing protein encodes MTTAVREDRATPGVTPLLGRVRRGASTPGRRRASSMPDEVVENGPSLAGQLVGLAARLSIWPILAIGSQLPKAPWPWGLVDHAARVVPSAPGSVRHTVRLPHCTARLVRAAGVLPADGTGRVVLYLHGGAFLTCGVNTHDRLITTLSKYADSPALAVNYRKIPTHSVGAAIDDCYEGYQWLRRQGYAPDQIVVAGDSAGGYLALALARRLLDEAEQPAALVCMSPLTQIAKASRRTHANSGTDAMFPAKAFDALVELITHSAERRSTDGTREEVFEPLDHIESGMCPTLIHVSGSEVMLQDAKLVAHSLADVGVPVQLRVWPGQMHVFQIAGPMVPEAIRSLRQIGQYIREATDWMTVPDAIDDYVVIP; translated from the coding sequence ATGACCACCGCTGTACGCGAAGACCGGGCAACTCCCGGCGTGACCCCGCTGCTGGGCCGGGTGCGTCGAGGCGCGTCGACCCCGGGTCGCCGGCGGGCTTCTTCGATGCCGGACGAGGTTGTGGAAAACGGTCCCAGCCTCGCCGGCCAACTCGTCGGGCTCGCCGCCCGCCTCAGCATCTGGCCCATCCTGGCCATCGGCAGTCAGCTGCCGAAGGCGCCATGGCCCTGGGGCCTGGTGGACCACGCTGCCCGGGTCGTCCCCTCCGCCCCGGGCAGCGTTCGCCACACGGTTCGGTTGCCGCACTGCACGGCACGGTTGGTCCGCGCCGCCGGCGTACTGCCGGCGGACGGTACCGGGCGCGTCGTGCTGTACCTGCACGGCGGCGCCTTCTTGACGTGTGGCGTCAACACCCACGACCGGCTGATCACCACGCTGTCGAAGTACGCGGACAGCCCCGCATTGGCGGTCAACTACCGCAAGATCCCCACCCACTCGGTCGGGGCGGCGATCGACGACTGCTACGAGGGCTACCAGTGGCTGCGTCGTCAGGGATATGCGCCCGACCAGATCGTGGTGGCCGGTGACTCCGCCGGCGGCTACCTGGCTCTCGCGCTGGCCCGACGGCTCCTGGATGAGGCCGAACAACCCGCGGCCCTGGTCTGCATGTCGCCGCTGACCCAGATCGCCAAGGCATCTCGGCGTACGCACGCCAATAGCGGCACCGATGCGATGTTCCCGGCCAAGGCCTTCGACGCGCTGGTCGAGTTGATCACCCACTCCGCCGAGCGCCGCAGCACCGACGGCACGCGCGAGGAGGTCTTCGAACCACTGGATCACATCGAATCCGGGATGTGCCCCACCCTGATTCACGTCTCCGGCTCCGAGGTCATGTTGCAGGACGCCAAGCTGGTTGCGCACAGCCTGGCCGATGTCGGCGTTCCGGTCCAGCTGCGGGTGTGGCCGGGCCAGATGCATGTGTTCCAGATCGCCGGCCCGATGGTGCCAGAGGCCATCCGGTCGTTGCGCCAGATCGGCCAGTACATCCGCGAAGCGACCGATTGGATGACGGTTCCGGACGCGATCGACGACTACGTGGTGATCCCGTAG
- a CDS encoding DEDDh family exonuclease has product MSARWGRPAREPGDGWVVVDVETSGFRPGQARVLSVAALALDADGRVEHAVSHLVNPGIDPGPTHVHGLTAEMLAGQPQFADVVDEVVALLPGRTLVAHNVAFDYTFLAAEAEMAGAVLPVDSVMCTLELARRLDLGLPNLRLQTLAAHWGVVQTRAHDALDDARVLAGVLEPALQRARERDVWLPVRPVTRRRWPNGRITHEELRPLKALASRMPCAYLNPGRYVRGRPLVQGMRVALSAECTRTHEELVERILHAGLAYSDVVDAHTSLVICNEDRPEQGKGYLARELGVPMVSDSDFMAYVGGIGGVVGGTGIEEFVDTGVAGDQISLF; this is encoded by the coding sequence ATGAGTGCTCGGTGGGGCCGTCCGGCTCGCGAACCCGGCGACGGCTGGGTCGTGGTCGACGTCGAGACGTCGGGGTTTCGGCCCGGGCAGGCACGGGTGCTCAGTGTCGCCGCGTTGGCACTCGACGCCGACGGTCGGGTGGAGCACGCGGTGTCGCACCTGGTCAACCCGGGCATCGACCCCGGGCCCACGCACGTACACGGGCTGACCGCGGAGATGCTGGCCGGCCAGCCGCAGTTCGCCGATGTCGTCGACGAGGTGGTCGCGCTGCTGCCGGGCCGCACCCTGGTGGCCCACAATGTGGCGTTCGACTACACGTTCCTGGCTGCCGAAGCGGAGATGGCCGGTGCGGTACTGCCCGTCGATTCGGTGATGTGCACTCTGGAGCTTGCGCGACGGTTGGACCTGGGCCTGCCCAACCTGCGGTTGCAGACGCTGGCCGCACATTGGGGTGTCGTCCAGACCCGGGCGCACGACGCACTCGATGACGCGCGGGTGCTGGCCGGGGTGCTCGAGCCTGCGCTGCAGCGCGCCCGGGAGCGCGACGTGTGGTTGCCGGTGCGGCCGGTGACCCGGCGGCGCTGGCCCAACGGGCGGATCACCCACGAGGAACTACGGCCGCTGAAGGCGCTGGCGTCGCGGATGCCGTGTGCCTACCTCAACCCGGGCCGCTACGTGCGGGGACGACCGCTGGTGCAGGGCATGCGGGTGGCGTTGTCGGCAGAGTGCACCCGCACCCATGAGGAGCTCGTCGAACGCATCCTGCACGCGGGGTTGGCCTACAGCGACGTCGTCGACGCCCACACGTCACTGGTGATCTGCAACGAGGACCGCCCCGAGCAGGGCAAGGGCTACCTGGCGCGCGAATTGGGCGTGCCGATGGTCTCCGACTCCGACTTCATGGCGTATGTCGGCGGGATCGGCGGCGTCGTCGGAGGCACCGGCATCGAGGAATTCGTCGACACCGGGGTCGCCGGAGATCAGATCTCGCTGTTCTAG
- a CDS encoding Mur ligase family protein codes for MITARGRLALAAGASARWASRVTGRGAGAMIGGLIAMTLDRSILRQLGTGRRTAIVTGTNGKSTTTRMLAAALSDLGAVATNSEGANMDAGLVAALAADRTAQLAALEVDEMHVPHVLDAVNAAVVVLLNLSRDQLDRVGEINAVERALRTGLARHPQTVVVANCDDVLMTSAAYDSPNVVWVAARAGWSGDSVSCPRSGEVIDRHEDHWRSTGSEFSRPTPQWWFDDDSLYGPDGLVLPMRLALPGTVNRGNAAQAVAAAVALGADPAKAVAAVSAVDEVAGRYRSVQVGDHTVRMLLAKNPAGWQEALSMVDKHAAGVVIAVNGQVPDGEDLSWLWDVRFEHFEDTTVVAAGERGTDLAVRLGYAGVQHTLVHDTLAAIASCPPGPVEVVANYTAFLQLQRRLA; via the coding sequence ATGATCACCGCCCGCGGACGCCTGGCGCTGGCCGCCGGCGCGAGTGCCCGGTGGGCGTCGCGGGTGACCGGCCGCGGTGCCGGCGCGATGATCGGCGGTCTGATCGCGATGACCCTGGACCGATCGATCCTGCGTCAGCTCGGCACTGGGCGACGCACCGCGATCGTCACCGGCACCAACGGCAAGTCGACCACCACCCGCATGCTCGCGGCCGCGCTGAGCGACCTGGGCGCGGTGGCCACCAACTCCGAGGGCGCCAATATGGACGCCGGGCTGGTGGCGGCGCTGGCCGCCGATCGGACCGCGCAACTGGCGGCGCTTGAGGTCGACGAGATGCACGTCCCGCACGTCTTGGACGCAGTAAATGCCGCGGTAGTCGTTTTGCTCAACCTCTCTCGGGATCAGCTGGACCGGGTCGGGGAGATCAATGCCGTGGAGCGCGCGCTGCGCACCGGCCTGGCCCGTCATCCGCAGACGGTGGTGGTCGCCAACTGCGACGACGTGCTGATGACTTCGGCCGCCTACGACTCCCCCAACGTGGTCTGGGTGGCCGCCCGCGCCGGCTGGTCGGGCGACTCGGTCAGTTGCCCGCGCAGCGGCGAGGTGATCGACCGCCACGAGGACCACTGGCGCTCCACCGGAAGCGAGTTCAGCCGGCCCACCCCGCAGTGGTGGTTCGACGACGACTCGCTCTACGGCCCGGACGGGCTGGTGCTGCCGATGCGGCTGGCCCTGCCCGGCACCGTCAATCGCGGCAACGCCGCCCAGGCCGTAGCGGCCGCCGTCGCCCTGGGCGCCGACCCGGCCAAAGCGGTGGCCGCGGTCTCCGCCGTCGACGAAGTGGCCGGACGCTACCGCAGCGTGCAGGTCGGCGACCACACGGTGCGGATGCTGCTGGCCAAGAACCCGGCCGGCTGGCAGGAGGCGCTGTCGATGGTCGACAAGCACGCCGCCGGGGTGGTGATCGCCGTCAACGGGCAGGTGCCCGACGGCGAAGACCTGTCCTGGCTGTGGGACGTGCGTTTCGAGCACTTCGAGGACACCACCGTGGTGGCGGCCGGGGAGCGCGGCACCGACCTGGCGGTGCGGCTGGGCTACGCCGGTGTGCAGCACACCCTGGTGCACGACACCCTCGCCGCGATCGCGTCCTGTCCGCCCGGACCGGTCGAGGTCGTCGCCAACTACACCGCGTTCCTGCAATTGCAGCGGCGGTTGGCATGA
- a CDS encoding type 1 glutamine amidotransferase: protein MSTVRIGLVLPDVMGTYGDGGNAVVLRQRLLLRGIPAEIVEITLAEPVPESLDLYTLGGAEDYAQRLATRHLITHPGLQRAAARGAPVLAICAAIQVLGHWYETSAGERVEGVGLLDVTTSPQESRTIGEVVATPLLAGLSAPLTGFENHRGGTVLGPDASPLSAVTKGAGNRAGDGYDGAVQGSVVATYLHGPCLARNPELADLLLAKVVGELAPLELPEVDVLRRERLAAPRRV, encoded by the coding sequence ATTAGCACCGTACGGATCGGGCTGGTGCTGCCCGACGTGATGGGCACCTACGGTGACGGCGGCAATGCGGTGGTGCTGCGGCAGCGACTGCTGCTGCGCGGGATTCCCGCCGAGATCGTCGAAATCACCCTGGCCGAACCGGTGCCCGAGTCCTTGGACCTCTACACCCTCGGCGGCGCCGAGGACTACGCACAGCGACTGGCCACCCGGCACCTGATCACCCACCCCGGTTTGCAGCGCGCGGCGGCGCGGGGAGCGCCCGTGCTGGCGATCTGCGCGGCCATCCAGGTCCTGGGACATTGGTATGAGACCTCGGCCGGCGAGCGGGTCGAGGGGGTCGGGTTGCTCGACGTGACCACCTCACCGCAGGAGTCGCGCACCATCGGCGAAGTGGTCGCCACGCCGCTGCTGGCGGGGCTGTCGGCACCCCTGACCGGCTTCGAGAATCACCGCGGCGGCACCGTGCTGGGGCCGGACGCCTCGCCGCTGAGCGCGGTCACCAAGGGCGCCGGCAACAGGGCCGGCGACGGCTATGACGGCGCAGTGCAGGGCAGCGTCGTCGCCACCTACCTGCACGGGCCGTGCCTGGCCCGCAACCCGGAGCTGGCCGATCTGTTGCTGGCGAAGGTGGTCGGCGAGCTCGCGCCCCTGGAGCTGCCGGAAGTGGACGTGTTGCGCCGCGAACGGCTGGCTGCGCCCCGGCGGGTCTGA